A genomic stretch from Enterobacter dykesii includes:
- the aaeX gene encoding p-hydroxybenzoic acid efflux pump operon protein AaeX: protein MSLFPVIVVFGLSFPPIFFELLLSLAIFWLVRKVLVPTGIYDFVWHPALFNTALYCCLFYLISRMFV from the coding sequence ATGAGTCTGTTTCCCGTTATCGTGGTGTTCGGTTTGTCGTTCCCACCGATATTTTTCGAGCTTCTTTTATCACTGGCGATCTTCTGGCTGGTGCGCAAGGTGCTGGTCCCTACCGGGATCTACGATTTCGTCTGGCACCCTGCATTGTTCAATACCGCGCTGTATTGCTGCCTGTTTTACCTGATATCGCGCATGTTTGTCTGA
- the aaeR gene encoding HTH-type transcriptional activator AaeR, which translates to MERLKRMSVFAKVVELGSFTAAARQLQMSVSSISQTVSKLEDELQVKLLNRSTRSIGLTEAGKIYYQGCRRMLLEVQDVHEQLYAFNNTPIGTLRIGCSSTMAQNVLAAMTADMLKEYPGLTVNLVTGIPAPDLIADGLDVVIRVGALQDSSLFSRRLGSMPMVVCASKSYLAQYGVPEKPADLANHSWLEYSVRPDNEFELIAPEGISTKLLPEGRFVTNDPMTISRWLVAGAGIAYVPLMWVINEINSGVLEILFPRYQSDPRPVYALYTEKDKLPLKVQVCINYLTEYFVDVAELFQGMRGRRKE; encoded by the coding sequence ATGGAACGTTTAAAACGCATGTCGGTCTTCGCCAAAGTAGTTGAGCTGGGCTCTTTTACCGCCGCTGCCCGCCAGCTTCAGATGAGCGTCTCATCCATCAGCCAGACGGTGTCCAAACTGGAAGATGAGCTTCAGGTCAAGCTGCTCAACCGCAGTACCCGCAGCATTGGGCTGACGGAAGCGGGTAAAATTTACTATCAGGGCTGTCGCCGCATGCTGCTTGAAGTGCAGGATGTCCACGAACAGCTCTATGCCTTTAACAACACCCCCATCGGTACGCTGCGCATCGGGTGTTCTTCAACTATGGCACAAAATGTTCTCGCTGCCATGACGGCAGATATGCTGAAAGAATATCCCGGGCTTACCGTTAATCTGGTGACGGGTATCCCGGCGCCGGACCTGATTGCCGACGGCCTGGACGTGGTGATCCGCGTCGGCGCACTGCAGGATTCCAGCCTGTTCTCGCGACGGCTGGGCAGCATGCCGATGGTCGTCTGCGCCTCGAAAAGCTATCTGGCGCAGTACGGTGTTCCGGAGAAACCCGCCGATCTCGCCAACCACTCGTGGCTGGAGTATAGCGTGCGGCCCGATAATGAATTTGAGCTGATCGCTCCGGAAGGGATCTCCACCAAACTGCTGCCGGAAGGGCGGTTTGTCACCAACGATCCGATGACCATTTCACGCTGGCTGGTGGCCGGTGCCGGGATCGCCTACGTGCCGTTAATGTGGGTGATCAACGAGATCAACAGCGGCGTGCTGGAGATCCTCTTCCCGCGCTACCAGTCCGATCCGCGTCCGGTGTACGCCCTGTATACCGAAAAAGACAAACTCCCGCTCAAGGTACAGGTGTGTATTAACTATCTGACCGAATATTTTGTGGACGTGGCGGAGCTGTTTCAGGGGATGCGGGGGAGAAGGAAGGAATAA
- the aaeA gene encoding p-hydroxybenzoic acid efflux pump subunit AaeA — protein sequence MKTLTRNISRTAITMALVILAFIAIFRAWVYYTESPWTRDARFSADVVAIAPDVAGLITAVNVHDNQLVKKDQVLFTIDQPRYQKALEEAEADVAYYQALAAEKRREAGRRNQLGVQAMSREEIDQSNNVLQTVLHQLAKAQATRDLAKLDLERTVIRAPSDGWVTNLNVYAGEFITRGSTAVALVKQNSFYVLAYMEETKLEGVRPGYRAEITPLGSNRVFKGTVDSVAAGVTNSSSSNDAKGMATVDSNLEWVRLAQRVPVRIHLDEQQGNLWPAGTTATVVITGEKDRDASQDSFFRKIAHRLREFG from the coding sequence GTGAAAACGCTAACAAGAAATATCTCCCGCACTGCCATCACCATGGCGCTGGTTATCCTCGCCTTCATCGCTATTTTCCGCGCCTGGGTTTATTACACCGAATCGCCGTGGACGCGTGATGCACGCTTCAGCGCCGATGTGGTGGCCATCGCCCCCGACGTAGCCGGTCTTATCACGGCGGTTAACGTCCACGATAACCAGCTGGTGAAAAAAGATCAGGTCCTGTTCACCATCGACCAGCCTCGTTACCAGAAAGCGCTGGAAGAGGCGGAAGCGGACGTGGCCTATTATCAGGCGCTCGCTGCGGAGAAACGCCGCGAGGCAGGCCGCCGTAATCAGCTGGGCGTTCAGGCAATGTCCCGCGAAGAGATTGACCAGTCCAACAACGTGCTGCAAACCGTGCTGCACCAGCTGGCGAAAGCGCAGGCAACGCGCGATCTGGCGAAGCTCGATCTCGAGCGCACCGTGATCCGCGCGCCGTCCGATGGCTGGGTCACCAACCTCAACGTCTATGCCGGGGAATTCATTACCCGTGGCTCAACCGCCGTGGCGCTGGTTAAACAGAACTCCTTCTACGTGCTCGCCTATATGGAAGAGACCAAGCTGGAAGGCGTGCGTCCGGGTTATCGGGCTGAAATTACGCCGCTCGGCAGCAACCGCGTCTTTAAAGGCACCGTCGACAGCGTTGCCGCAGGGGTGACTAACTCCAGCAGCTCTAACGATGCCAAAGGGATGGCGACGGTCGATTCCAACCTGGAGTGGGTGCGTCTGGCCCAGCGCGTGCCGGTACGTATTCATCTGGACGAACAGCAGGGAAATCTGTGGCCTGCGGGTACCACGGCGACGGTGGTGATCACCGGTGAAAAGGACCGGGATGCCAGCCAGGACTCGTTCTTCCGTAAAATTGCCCACCGCCTGCGCGAGTTTGGTTAA